The Fusobacterium sp. IOR10 region AATTTAGCTTATTTAGTAATTGGAGTTATTATAGGAGAAGGGATTGATTTAGATAACAAACTAAAAAGAACTGGAAATTATATTCAAAAGAAATTAACAAATGGGGAATCTGGAATTGCTAAGGGTTTTGTAGTTTCTACAATAATGTTTTGTGTTGGATCCATGGCTATATTAGGACCCTTGGAAATTGCATTAAAAAATAGTTGTGAAATTTTGAGCATAAAATCTATAATGGACGGAATTAGTGCTATAATTTTTGCTGCTACTTATGGAATTGGAGTTGTTTTTTCAGGAATAGTAGTTATTTTATATGAAGGAATTATTTATTTTCTAGGTTCTGGAATTGCTGCCCTGGTAACTCCAGATATAATCCAAGATATTTCTTCAGTTGGAGGAGTTGTCCTTTTAGCTTTAGGAATAACAGTAATCTTTGGAGAAAGATATATTAAAGTGAGCAATATGCTTCCTGCTATTTTTCTTCCTATAATATATTCATTAATTTTAAGATTAATTTAAAATATATACTAAATTAAAAGAAAAATTCTTGTTTCCTTTTATTTATATAATAATAATGCTATACTTATTCTAAACAGAAAAAACGGAGGAATTTTTAAATATGGTAGTAAAATCACTGATTAACTGGGTTAATAATTTTTTATGGGGAAATAACATTCTAGTTGTAATGTTAATAGGAGCGGCTTTAATCTCAACTGTAGCAAGTAAATTTATGCAATTTAGATTATTTGGAACAATTGTATCAATTTTAACTAAAAAAGAAAAAAAGAAAAATGGAATCAGTTCTTTAGAAACATTCTTTTTAGGTACAGCTTGTAGAGTTGGAGCTGGTAATATAGCAGGAGTTGTTGCTGCAATTACTGTTGGTGGTCCAGGTGCTTTATTTTGGATGTGGATAGTTGCATTGTTTGGAGCAGCTACATCTTTTATAGAAGCA contains the following coding sequences:
- a CDS encoding DUF554 domain-containing protein; its protein translation is MWIIFLNGIAIFLGGILGCKFKKYVSKNMSNSIIKVVALSIVVIALKEALNYRNGMLNLAYLVIGVIIGEGIDLDNKLKRTGNYIQKKLTNGESGIAKGFVVSTIMFCVGSMAILGPLEIALKNSCEILSIKSIMDGISAIIFAATYGIGVVFSGIVVILYEGIIYFLGSGIAALVTPDIIQDISSVGGVVLLALGITVIFGERYIKVSNMLPAIFLPIIYSLILRLI